Proteins encoded in a region of the Quercus lobata isolate SW786 chromosome 8, ValleyOak3.0 Primary Assembly, whole genome shotgun sequence genome:
- the LOC115955993 gene encoding probable serine/threonine-protein kinase PBL18 — protein sequence MGIFMHSIFLDEHDVPKLSHFHFSVSIPEGEADVDAPFRSIFCAPEFEATGKATEKADVYAFGRILLELLTGEDSLNITRFTIDKDSTLVAYLHNRAQGSCINEIMDPAILAEDGDGGASLQHQLQAVVDLGLTCTEEDPQRRPTMVDVTKQLRRIERFTQTGEELGGNLQNLKLLESVEEHASASLKRNASSDEIQAVNKASERPLEV from the exons ATGGGTATCTTCATGCACAGTATCTTCTTAGATGAACATGATGTTCCCAAATTGTCCCACTTTCATTTTTCTGTATCAATTCCCGAAGGTGAAGCTGACGTGGACGCTCCTTTTCGTTCAATATTCTGCGCCCCGGAGTTTGAAGCAACAGGCAAGGCAACTGAGAAAGCTGATGTATATGCTTTTGGTCGGATTCTTCTTGAACTTTTAACTGGAGAGGATTCTCTTAATATAACCCGATTTACAATTGATAAAGATTCTACTTTAGTAGCATACCTACATAACCGTGCACAAGGTAGTTGCATAAACGAGATTATGGACCCTGCAATCTTGGCTGAAGATGGGGATGGAGGTGCTAGTTTACAGCATCAATTACAAGCTGTGGTGGACCTTGGCTTGACATGTACAGAGGAAGATCCACAAAGAAGGCCAACTATGGTAGATGTCACCAAACAACTCAGGCGGATTGAGAG GTTCACACAAACGGGTGAAGAGCTTGGGGGAAATTTGCAGAATTTAAAGCTTCTTGAGAGTGTTGAAGAGCATGCTTCTGCATCATTGAAAAGGAATGCTTCTAGTGATGAAATCCAAGCAGTGAACAAAGCCTCTGAAAGGCCTCTTGAAGTTTGA
- the LOC115955991 gene encoding non-functional pseudokinase ZED1-like: MRWNWFASYHFFFKRIEERKQREERERLFYENGSKLVEKLIASCNAKPIPIRTFSAQQLRQATNNFSSEKLVMGFSIWYKGSLEGRFVVIKGSFVRNAKPIPIRTFSPQQLRQATNNYPSQHLGIYWYKGSLEGRIVLIKRLDNLAYIAINDLVISAQMSGHSNVLKPIGCCLHTRIPMLVFEFAANGLLADRIYVSRVTELQHEPMVWEKRLKIARQIAHTLSYFHTAFPRPVIHMGIFMHSIFLDEHDVPKLSHFHFSVSIPEGEADVDAPFRSIFCAPEFEATGKATEKADVYAFGRILLELLTGEDSLNITRFTIDKDSTLVAYLHNRAQGSCINEIMDPAILAEDGDGGASLQHQLQAVVDLGLTCTEEDPQRRPTMVDVTKQLRRIERFTQTGEELGGNLQNLKLLESVEEHASASLKRNASSDEIQAVNKASERPLEV; encoded by the exons ATGCGGTGGAATTGGTTCGCGtcatatcatttcttttttaaaagaatagaggaaagaaagcaaagagaggaaagagagagattgttttatGAGAATGGAAGCAAGTTAGTTGAGAAGCTGATTGCCTCTTGCAATGCCAAGCCTATTCCCATCCGTACCTTCTCCGCTCAACAGCTCCGCCAAGCAACCAACAACTTTTCTTCTGAAAAGCTGGTAATGGGGTTCTCTATTTGGTACAAGGGTTCTCTTGAAGGACGATTTGTTGTCATTAAGGGTTCTTTTGTTCGCAATGCCAAGCCTATTCCCATCCGTACCTTCTCCCCTCAACAACTCCGCCAAGCAACCAACAATTATCCTTCTCAACATCTGGGAATTTATTGGTACAAAGGTTCTCTTGAAGGACGAATTGTTCTCATTAAGCGTTTAGATAATTTGGCCTACATAGCCATCAATGATTTAGTGATTTCTGCACAAATGAGTGGTCACAGCAATGTATTAAAGCCCATAGGTTGTTGTCTCCACACTCGAATTCCCATGTTGGTGTTTGAATTTGCCGCCAATGGTTTACTTGCAGATCGAATTTATGTCTCCCGTGTTACTGAACTGCAACATGAGCCGATGGTGTGGGAGAAAAGGTTAAAGATTGCAAGGCAGATTGCTCATACTCTTTCTTATTTCCATACTGCCTTCCCTAGACCTGTCATCCACATGGGTATCTTCATGCACAGTATCTTCTTAGATGAACATGATGTTCCCAAATTGTCCCACTTTCATTTTTCTGTATCAATTCCCGAAGGTGAAGCTGACGTGGACGCTCCTTTTCGTTCAATATTCTGCGCCCCGGAGTTTGAAGCAACAGGCAAGGCAACTGAGAAAGCTGATGTATATGCTTTTGGTCGGATTCTTCTTGAACTTTTAACTGGAGAGGATTCTCTTAATATAACCCGATTTACAATTGATAAAGATTCTACTTTAGTAGCATACCTACATAACCGTGCACAAGGTAGTTGCATAAACGAGATTATGGACCCTGCAATCTTGGCTGAAGATGGGGATGGAGGTGCTAGTTTACAGCATCAATTACAAGCTGTGGTGGACCTTGGCTTGACATGTACAGAGGAAGATCCACAAAGAAGGCCAACTATGGTAGATGTCACCAAACAACTCAGGCGGATTGAGAG GTTCACACAAACGGGTGAAGAGCTTGGGGGAAATTTGCAGAATTTAAAGCTTCTTGAGAGTGTTGAAGAGCATGCTTCTGCATCATTGAAAAGGAATGCTTCTAGTGATGAAATCCAAGCAGTGAACAAAGCCTCTGAAAGGCCTCTTGAAGTTTGA